Proteins from a single region of Cystobacter fuscus DSM 2262:
- a CDS encoding pilus assembly PilX family protein: protein MKKVRAGRRSQRGMTLLIALAVISVVTAATLVSLRVVSQESELQGRERHSREAFFAAEAGLAEGREVLTLLMSKHSSSGDATSAYQDKASNFTDVMFKLGTLMASKPGFNTRGEVDEANFPGTGRSWYEVLPYTPYTLLPSTGGTIGAVDPTFSAAGKELRAVNNKPYLSFPEQRNVSFRVFVHDDEDEGAFVANDPRIDNNHAVWVVSVGEVRGTGEVVLARSVVRALVFADPVAPINGGCGGGAQKVCGPVSSASSIPTPKDNIDLSQGTKL from the coding sequence ATGAAAAAGGTGCGCGCAGGCCGACGCTCGCAACGCGGCATGACGTTGCTCATCGCGCTCGCGGTGATCTCGGTGGTGACGGCGGCGACGCTGGTGAGCCTGCGCGTGGTGAGCCAGGAGAGCGAGCTGCAGGGGCGCGAGCGGCACTCGCGCGAGGCGTTCTTCGCGGCGGAGGCGGGACTGGCCGAGGGGCGCGAGGTGCTCACGCTGCTGATGTCCAAGCACAGCTCGTCCGGTGACGCGACCTCCGCCTACCAGGACAAGGCCTCCAACTTCACGGACGTGATGTTCAAGCTGGGCACGCTCATGGCCTCCAAACCGGGGTTCAACACCCGGGGCGAGGTGGACGAGGCGAACTTTCCGGGCACCGGGCGCAGCTGGTACGAGGTCCTCCCCTACACCCCCTATACGTTGCTGCCCTCGACGGGCGGGACGATCGGGGCGGTGGATCCCACCTTCAGCGCGGCCGGCAAGGAACTGCGCGCCGTCAACAACAAGCCCTATTTGTCCTTCCCCGAGCAGCGCAACGTCTCCTTCCGGGTCTTCGTGCACGACGACGAGGACGAGGGCGCGTTCGTGGCGAATGATCCGCGCATCGACAACAACCACGCGGTGTGGGTGGTGTCGGTGGGCGAGGTGCGGGGCACGGGAGAAGTGGTGCTGGCGCGCTCGGTGGTGCGCGCGCTCGTGTTCGCCGACCCGGTGGCTCCGATCAATGGCGGCTGTGGTGGCGGCGCCCAGAAGGTCTGCGGCCCGGTCAGCAGCGCCAGTTCGATTCCGACGCCGAAGGACAACATCGATCTGTCCCAAGGCACGAAGCTCTGA
- a CDS encoding c-type cytochrome: MNRSFPLLVLLMALPAKAGDASHGKKVFTSACGHCHVAQPARNDAPGAKATDNLATWLASHKSSELRQWVKDPWAVNPKTLCDPRQLQPKDVDDLLSFLRGAQSPAPSAPAP; this comes from the coding sequence ATGAATCGCTCCTTCCCGCTCCTCGTCCTCCTGATGGCACTGCCTGCCAAAGCAGGAGATGCCAGCCATGGCAAGAAGGTCTTCACCAGCGCGTGTGGCCACTGCCACGTGGCCCAGCCCGCCCGGAATGACGCTCCGGGGGCCAAGGCCACGGACAATCTGGCCACGTGGCTGGCCTCGCACAAGAGCAGTGAGCTGCGCCAGTGGGTGAAGGATCCCTGGGCGGTGAATCCCAAGACGCTGTGCGATCCGCGGCAACTGCAGCCCAAGGACGTCGATGATTTGTTGTCCTTCCTGCGCGGAGCCCAATCCCCCGCCCCTTCCGCTCCCGCGCCCTGA